A single region of the Lacerta agilis isolate rLacAgi1 chromosome 9, rLacAgi1.pri, whole genome shotgun sequence genome encodes:
- the NOP56 gene encoding nucleolar protein 56, whose product MVLLHVLFEHAAGYALFALRQVEEVALLLPQVEESVLNLGKFLTVVKLVAFSPFKSAQSALENINAISEGILHEDLRLLLETNLPAKKKKVIVGVSDAKIGAAIQEELGFQCQAGGVVAEITRGIRLHFHSLIKGLSAQSASKAQLGLGHSYSRAKVKFNVNRVDNMIIQSISLLDQLDKDINTFSMRVREWYGYHFPELIKIVSDNYTYCRLTKLIGNRKELSEESLEALEEIVMDSAKAQAILEASRSSMGMDISPIDLINIESFSSRVISLSEYRKGLQEYLRSKMSQVAPSLSALIGEVVGARLISHAGSLTNLAKYPASTVQILGAEKALFRALKTRGNTPKYGLIFHSTFIGRAAAKNKGRISRYLANKCTIASRIDCFSETPTCVFGDKLREQVEERLAFYETGEPPRKNLDVMKEATEVAAEMKKKLEKKEKKKKKREKKRLEALEAAEEMENSALEMTAEENDVTPKKKKKRKHQEEEDLEPSENGLEEEEASPKKKKKKLGLVETPHTKGKKAKKKKARMEEEDDEEED is encoded by the exons ATG gtCCTCCTTCACGTCCTCTTCGAGCACGCGGCCGGCTACGCGCTCTTCGCCCTCCGGCAGGTGGAGGAGGTGGCCCTGCTGCTGCCCCAG GTGGAGGAGAGCGTCCTGAATCTGGGCAAATTCCTCACTGTGGTCAAACTCGTAGCCTTTTCCCCATTCAAGTCTGCCCAGAGTGCCTTGGAAAACATCAATGCTATCTCAGAAG GGATCCTCCATGAGGATCTCCGTCTTCTCCTTGAGACAAACTTGCCTGCCAAAAAGAAGAAGGTTATTGTGGGGGTCAGTGATGCCAAAATTGGGGCTGCCATTCAGGAAGAGCTGGGCTTCCAGTGCCAGGCTGGAGGCGTCGTGGCTGAGATCACCCGAG gtaTCCGGTTGCATTTTCACAGTTTGATCAAAGGTCTGTCAGCACAGTCTGCCTCCAAGGCTCAGCTGGGACTTGGGCATAGCTACTCTCGGGCCAAAGTGAAGTTCAACGTGAACAGGGTGGATAACATGATCATCCAGTCCATCAGCCTCTTGGATCAGCTAGACAAGGACATTAACACCTTCTCCATGCGGGTCAG AGAGTGGTACGGATATCATTTCCCTGAGCTGATCAAGATTGTGAGTGACAACTACACCTACTGCCGCCTCACCAAGCTCATTGGGAACCGGAAGGAACTGAGTGAGGAGAGCCTGGAGGCCTTGGAAGAAATCGTCATGGACAGTGCCAAGGCTCAGGCTATCCTGGAGGCCTCGCGCTCATCCATGG GGATGGATATCTCTCCCATTGACCTCATCAACATCGAGAGCTTCTCCAGCCGTGTCATCTCTCTCTCCGAGTACCGCAAAGGCCTGCAGGAGTATCTCCGCTCCAAGATGAGCCAGGTGGCTCCCAGCCTCTCCGCTCTGATTGGAGAAGTG GTGGGCGCCCGCCTCATCTCCCACGCTGGCAGCCTGACCAACCTGGCCAAGTATCCAGCTTCCACAGTGCAGATCCTGGGTGCAGAGAAGGCTCTCTTCAG GGCCTTGAAGACTCGGGGAAACACCCCCAAATATGGCTTGATCTTCCACTCCACTTTCATTGGCCGAGCAGCTGCCAAGAACAAGGGCCGCATCTCCCGCTACCTGGCCAACAAATGCACGATTGCATCTCGCATTGACTGCTTCTCAG AGACCCCAACCTGTGTCTTTGGAGACAAGCTTCGagagcaggtggaggagcggCTGGCCTTCTATGAGACGGGGGAGCCTCCACGCAAGAACCTTGACGTCATGAAGGAG GCCACAGAGgtggctgctgaaatgaagaagaagctggagaagaaagagaagaagaaaaagaagcgaGAGAAGAAGCGGCTGGAAGCCCTGGAGGCCGCAGAGGAAATGGAGAACTCTGCGCTCGAGATGACGGCAGAG GAAAATGATGTCAcacccaagaaaaagaaaaaacgaaAGCACCAGGAAGAGGAGGACTTGGAGCCATCTGAGAATggcctggaggaggaagaggcctcccctaaaaagaagaagaagaagctgggcCTTGTGGAGACGCCCCACACAAAGGGGAAAAAGGCAAAGAAGAAAAAGGCcagaatggaggaggaggatgacgagGAGGAGGACTAG